In Puntigrus tetrazona isolate hp1 chromosome 24, ASM1883169v1, whole genome shotgun sequence, a genomic segment contains:
- the idi1 gene encoding isopentenyl-diphosphate Delta-isomerase 1, producing MARSLWAVRRSAAALLAGVNKPAARARTLRLPAPQRALLLSGVRLLSSPVRMPEINMDNLDEKQVQLLAEMCILIDDKDRKIGAESKKNCHLNSNIDKGLLHRAFSVFLFNSEEKLLLQQRSNAKITFPGCFTNTCCSHPLHAVGELEEQDAIGVRRAAQRRLQAELGIPTNQVPPEEMTYLTRIHYKAQSDGIWGEHEIDYILFMQKDVDLNPDPNEIQSHCYVSKEELKEILEKAKRKELEITPWFGLIAETFLFKWWDNLHNLKQFIDHDRIHRM from the exons ATGGCGCGGTCCTTATGGGCGGTGCGCAGATCAGCTGCCGCGCTGCTCGCCGGAGTAAATAAACCCGCAGCTCGAGCTCGAACCCTGCGTCTACCGGCTCCTCAGCGCGCGCTTCTCCTCAG cgGGGTCAGACTGCTCAGTTCACCTGTAAGGATGCCAGAGATTAACATGGATAATCTGGATGAGAAGCAAGTGCAGTTGCTGGCGGAAATGTGCATCCTCATCGACGACAAGGACAGAAAGATCGGAGCAGAGAGCAAGAAAAACTGCCATCTCAACTCGAATATCGATAAAG GATTATTGCACAGAGCGTTCAGTGTTTTCCTGTTTAACAGCGAGGAAAAGCTTCTCCTTCAGCAGAGATCCAATGCCAAAATCACCTTTCCAG gctgTTTTACCAACACTTGCTGCAGTCACCCCCTTCACGCCGTCGGTGAACTGGAGGAGCAGGATGCCATCGGGGTCCGACGGGCCGCTCAGAGACGCCTGCAAGCCGAGCTCGGCATTCCCACCAATCAG GTGCCTCCGGAAGAGATGACCTACCTGACCCGCATCCACTACAAAGCCCAGTCCGACGGCATCTGGGGCGAGCACGAGATCGACTACATCCTCTTCATGCAGAAAGACGTGGATCTGAACCCAGACCCCAACGAGATCCAGAGCCACTGCTACGTGTCCAAAGAGGAGCTGAAGGAGATCCTGGAGAAAGCCAAGAGAAAAGAGCTGGAGATCACGCCTTGGTTCGGCCTGATCGCAGAAACCTTCCTCTTCAAGTGGTGGGATAACCTCCACAACCTCAAACAGTTCATCGACCACGACAGGATCCACCGCATGTAA